Below is a genomic region from Nilaparvata lugens isolate BPH chromosome 3, ASM1435652v1, whole genome shotgun sequence.
TTTCAACAGGCTTCTTGACACACAACATAAGTCTATTACCGAAGCCCCCGAGCCCCTCGAGAAAGTGAATTCTCCCAACTCATCACTCATAGTTCTCCCATTCACTATTACAAGATCATATCTCTCACAAAGCTCCAAAACTGTTTTGCCTCTTCGGTTCAAAACTAAATCCTTTGATTTACGCTCACATTTAATTTTACAATCTGGGTCTATCAATTCCTAGGGTATTATACGGAATACGTGAAGACTTGCCCTTCCACATGCAGCCGATCAACGTTTAGATGAATCCTTGAGTCACCAACAGCCTTGATGACCTCTCTTCTGACAGCCAGTAAAATAGAACGTTTCTTCCGTGTTTCATAGCTGAAATCTTTGTGGACGACGAAGCGAATATTTCTAAGCTTATTTGTATTCTTAAGTATGAGTTCTAGATCAGTGTCAGCCGGCAGATAGGCGATAATCGGTGCACCCTCTCTTTTAGGTCCTAAGGGATGCGCACGATTCacgtttatttattttccacacTTCAGAACGTTCGCACAAAAATTCTTTACAACTTCATTGCAGTCCTCCTCCCTTCCATATTTCAGCCCTTTAAAGATGAGATTATTTCTTCTCGAACTATCTTCTAGATTTATAACTCTGTTTTTCAACTGAATGTTCCGATTTTCTATAACTTGAAGTTCTTCTTCCAGTTTCGTATTTTCCTCGCACATATCTTTTAGGCACTTTTTCAAATCACAAATATCAGTTTTAGAAGCCAAGTTATCAAGTTTTTGATCAAGTAGCCTGCTCAAAACCTGCTCGATATTCTGAGACTGATCCTGAGTTACTGTTTCTGTGGATGAATTTTCCACCATTTTAGATGTTGGTTTTTTCTTTTGCTGCTTCTCAGTTTCGTCCGGTGAACTTGGTGGCCTTTTACTTTCTCGTCTTCCGCTCGATGTAAAATACCTATCCACTGTATTGCTCATCAATCCAAAACTCAGTACGGCACGCTATGACAATTAGTTTGATATCGTGGGTTAATGGAATCAGAGAGGAAAACAGATGTCAAGAGAGCAATCAAGACTGGAAAAGCGGAAGCTCCTGAAAAGAAACAAGGGAATAGAGGAAAGGAACAAGAAGAGAAGAATTACAGGAATCGACTGTCACACAtgcaaagaaaatgaaaacacaTGCcgcaataaaatattttaactgaGAACCGCCTACTCCGCCCAGTGCCTCAAAAACAACTTTTCAAATCTATTGCTATCTCTTCCCGCTCCGTTCACAGCGCTCCGTTGTCATGGGAACCAGAGATGCCGCAATGCAACGAATAAGAAACGAACAACAATATCTATATAAACAGTTGTAGGCAGAACGTTTATCTGAGCGATAAAACAAAAGATTCTACTACTAATCTTGAGTATGCACCGACTACAGTTTACAGTTGCAAGAGAAACAAGCACCTCAAATCAGTTAACGCGGCACGGAAACCGATAACAAACAGTCCGTTGACCAGCTACACTATGTTCAGTTTATATACCTGTTTATATTGTGATGTATACAGTACCAGTAAGCGTGCACTGACACTATTTCAGTCGAAACTAATAAGTACAACCGACTAAAAGTTAGGTTAAACcctgtcacgtggtattttagtaccataaaatattttgaaatgaactggtgaattttaatagaattataaaatggaaaagaaagataacctagtcaaaggaccattcaaataaaatcgaatgttGTTAGCGATAAAAGAGTAATCGTactatctaaaatgataaggaAGAACATGCataactgtgattcaacaactaatgagaatccattggcagaattaaaaattatagagcggcttatttattattggcagattataaaaaataaaagtttgcatgtacattgaggttagaattatttgtttacacttttaaatgaatcaatcgatctagaataaatcgatagttatttgaatcaatacctagcgaatcagctgattgttcgatcaaccagtataggttgaattataaaaatttactcacaaaagatgtattatatttACTAAGGAAGGTTTATGTATGGAAATACGGACAATTATTattgctgtataaatatttattataatctaaaaagcacgaaaatccagagtatacaaaactcatataaaaaactaaatgtatattgtttgttaacatcgtatatcgcgattcatttatgaaaatagtttaagataatcactccatatatttatataaaaaacttttatttattttttccattataaagttgaagaagccctgattctgaAGCAACCAATGATATTGAGTTTGTTAAATtgaaagccaatcagagagaagcttacaaatcattcaaggaagagataaaatttttctgaaacccactttcttctggcttgtgatcttgaCCTgtgaggatgcacatggagtttagggttctttcttcctttaaattttaaaattatcaagccaaccccttttttaaatgtgaaatatttgtaattaatgttaaattatctgtgaactcagtgttgttgaagagttcgtaatttgtaatcaattcccatgaatatatctttaatttggagagaaatctataagaaatctggactaCGCGCTAGCacagcagagacgaaagggacctgcctaattaattattggaaataattaattcaatccacgagaccgtcaagaacgtcattaatgtgagtgataaatcaaacgagctcgttttaagGCCTTTCTATGCATAGTtggggaattaatcaaagcgCTATACAAATTAACTTACATCAAAGAAAAATTCGCAAAgtgttgagtgctatcacatagtttataagaacattttatgaatttatttgatatatgtaggaagcttacttccgtgcacggcacgaactcattaaaagccctgagatctcatgtttgaatattaatttgttaattattatttttgctaattgatcaaagTAAGTCATATCAAATCTATAGACAAAACAGGTTTTAAATGGTAGAATTATGAATTCACTTGAAGTCcatatatcagtattaaatacaaatttataaattttgaaactcactattgtgaatgctattaaaccttgtgataattattcagattttagaaaagaatttatttaagggaaattatagataaaagaatattttattcatatattgttttatgggaatatattttgtgttttatgtcagcatacaattcatagaaatttattttatcctaattcatctcgtgatatacagtttggaCTGTCTCAGtatcaaagaaaaaatattcagcagcatataaaattattagatcaattaatattgatcttgttaagagcattcagtacttatcatccttcGATGATAGTCACATTAGTCTGCCAGAaagaatatattgataattatattaataaggttcctgttatatcatataaggatccagagagcttcaagaactggcgttgtaagttctaaggaatttcggaaggataaattggtgaacacctgtattcatgacaagcattttaaggatcaactagaaaaactatagttggtcttcattattaGTAGTATAAAAATGGGGAgtctgggacacaagtgtcccagacTCCCCatttacctcaaggtcatccaggtcaaccaccctaacctcaaggtcatccaggtcaaccaccctaacctcaaggtcaccccagGTGAttaaacctaacctcaaggtcaccccagGTGAttaaacctaacctcaaggtcacctcaggtgacctaacctaacctcaaggtcaccccaggtgggaaaaaaaaaaaaaaaataaataaataaaaaaaataaaaaaaattaaaaaaaaaatgaataaaaaaaataaaataaaatgaaaaaaataaaaaaaaaaaaaaattaaaaaaaaaaaaaaaaaaattgaaaaaaaaaaaaaattaaaaaaaaaaaaaaaaaattaagaaaaaaaaaaatatattaagaaaaaaaaattaaaaaaaaaaattaaaaaaaaaaaaaataatcaaaaaaaaattaaaaaaaaaaaaaaaaaaaaaaattaaaaaaaaaaaaaaaatctgaaataaatgggaaaaagggaaaaaagggaaaaaaggttgagaataaatgggaaaaagggaaaaaagggaaaaaaaaatttccccaCTGATCTTGAACTGCCCGCCGGTCGCCCCCGCCGGTCACCCACCCGCCACTGGTCACcccaccggtcgcccggccgccgccagtcggaagaagtatcatattctatataatttaagtctttaaacataaatcctctatggtgtagtggttagcaagtcagcttcCTGAGTTGGAGGTTCTATGCTCAaatccaaggcggtaaaggtaagtattaaaggtcagtatcaacagaaccagaggatatattttttgtatgtagtgggtagactggcccaccactgccagtcatccCGCTGCCAGTCGTCCGGCCGCCACCGATCGCCCAGCCGCCGCCGGTCGCCGGGCCGCCACCGATCACCCTGTCGGTCGCCCCACCAGTCGCTCCACCATCGTCACCAGTTGCCCCACTATCaccgccagtcgtcccactatcgccaccagtcataccactatcgtcaccagtcatcccaccatcgtcaccagtcgccccactatcgccgccagtcatcccaccatcatcaccagtcgccccactatcgccgccagtcatcccaccatcgtcaccagtcgccccactatcgccgccagtcatcccaccatcgtcaccagtcgtACCACTATCGTCaagagtcgccccactatcgccaatAGTcaccccactatcgccaccagtcatcCCACTATCGTCACAAAGttgccccactatcgccaccagtcgccccactatcgccaccagtcgcccggccgcccccggtcgccccaccaccagTCGCCCGGCCACTGCCGTTCGGCCACCGCCGGTCGtccggccgccgccggtcgcccggccaccagtcgccccaccggTCGTCCGACTGCCACCAACAGTTGACCTGCTGCGGCTGGCAATTGTCCCGCCGGCTGAGCATGAGCATTCTCAATGACCCTAGCTCCTCCTGCCACATGGACCATGCTCACCAGTATTCATCATGTCTGTGGCAGGATGGTAGGgtcatccactcagtggtcagtcagtcactgttcagtcactgatcagtctgatcagtaactgatcagtcactgttcagtcactgatcagtctgatcagactgatcagtctgatcagtaactgatcagtcactgttcagtcactgttcagtcactgttcagtcaggaGCACTCAGCACTTGTTATGGGtccaaaatgtataaatagctgagctcaaactctcagacctcagtatactgataaacactgaccagtatgtatatcaaacaaaggaaccatAAGCCAACATTGGAGGAGGTTGCTCCTACCATATTGGAGATTGCTAGGTTGAAGCGTGAAATCAAAAGGAGGCATAAGGAAATCATGCTGGGTAGACGGATTGCAGAAGAGAAACATGTGGAACACTTCAAACCTCTAGCTGAGCCACTAGTCAACCTAGTCGAAACCTTCCAACAGATGCCAGTTCAACAGCCACAACTACCTCCATCAAGAGCATCCAAGAAGCGTCCCAGGTATCTGAAGCCTAGAATAAAAATGCACTCCAGGCATGTGAAGGGTAGGCAGAGACAATCCAAGCCAGAGTTGTTATCATCAGAACATCGTCCTTTCTCAACAgcatcaacacaccacacataTCCTACTCCACCAACAACACCATTTGTTAAAGATGCCACATATACAAGGCGTGGACTTACTGGTGCAAGTAAAGCAAAACATAAGCTCCAACTCTCCAGCATTGATGAAGAGTCACCAACATTTGAATCATATGGAACTGGAGAAGTTTCAAGTCCAATGGCAGGCACCTCAGGAGTTGGACGGCAACTATGGAAAGCAGGAAAGCAGGCATTTGAAGAGGATGAGGGTGAGGAGTATAATATGAGTAGAGGATATGATGATAGCAGTGATGAGGAGCTGTCTGGAGATGGACAGGATGATgattgaacaattattgaatgaaagtcatGGTACAACAGTTCAGAATATCCTTGATCAAACTGATCTAGCTGGAAAACAGGTAGCTGATTACATTAGAGGATCATTGAGCAAGGACAATGACGATTTTGATGACACTTTTGGGCCAAGAGTGAGAGACAATGCTTACTACCTGGGCAATAAGTATTTAACTTTTGGAgagaatggtgatgaaattgtgCTGACTGACCCTGTAGATCAGGAAGAAAAGACCTTCACAGCTACATTGGGACTTTGTGAGTTGATTTTTAAGAAGAATCCGAATCGTGTATTAGTTGAATCTGCTGACAGACAGGCCTATGGAGAAATATTGAACTGGACCAGTGTGTACAGACAGAACAATGATCCAAGAGGTGAGATTGTTAACTACAACAAAGCCAAGTATAAGAATACAATCAAACGCCTTTTGGATGATAGCAGAGATGGTGGTCAAAGACATTCTGAGAGACAAGTGACTGGGAGAGGATCTATTGCTCCAAGGCGTGATTTTAGTAAGGAGAAAAGTCAGAAGATCTATAGAGGAAGAGGTGTTCTGTCAGCTATCAAGGGAGCTGCTGGTACAATAGTTAATAAGGCAATCGACATTCTACCAGTTGAACTTCATATCCCTGGCTATCAATACTGTGGACCAGGAACAAAACTTCAGAAGCGATTAGCACAAGGTGATCCAGGAATCAACAAACTTGATCAGGCTTGTAAGGAGCATGATATTGCCTATTCCAAGAGTGGTGATACagcaagcagagcagtagcagacaGCATCTTGGCAGAGAGAGCCTGGGACAGAGTGAGATCTGATGATGCGGGGGTGTTGGAAAAagctgcagcactagcagtcacCAACATTATGAGGGCCAAGGCAAAATTTGGGGGAGGTATGAAAAGATCACTGAAGGAAGTCAGCAGGGTGgttgagaaggggaagaaacaaaagattcaaccatcgaagaaaaaatcaatgaaaggaggtcgaggtctttacttgagacatcAGAAACCAAAGGTCGGtcaaggtctttacttgagaaagCAGAGAACAGCAACACCTTAGACATTATATTGAGGtacaatcaaaatcataatgctatacaaatatgtatatatattggATACATAGCAGATTAGATTCATTGTGCTGGAATCATCTGTGGAGAATAGACATTTTGTCGATCAACTGTGTATCTAGAACAATAGAGAAAATGGTACTCCTATTCTCAAAGTGGGCCGACTATGGTGAGACAAATTTACCATCAATCTCCCCATTTGATCTGAAAATGGTTGAGGATCatgtagaagatgaggaagaggaaactgatATGAAGGAGGACAATGAggtagaggtggaagaggaagaggaggaagaggaagaggaggaggaggaagaggaggaggaggaagaggaagaggaagagaaggaggaagaggaaaaggaggatgatGTAGTGGTGAGAAATACTACTACACCTATACTTTTGACTTGAAGGAGCATCAATTACCTGAAGGAAAGAGGTTGTGAGGTGATTCAACATCAATGACAGGGTATTGTCTCTAGCTGAAACAGTGTTCTAGAGGTATCACTGAATATCATCCGAAGACCATCAGACAACATAGAAGACTTGCCAAGGACTAGTGCTGGAAAAGGAGTCTACTACCTGGGACATCACCTGCTCGACATGGACCAAGGAGAAACATCATGGATACATCACTTTTCTGCACACTCAATATGATAAACAACTTGGATTTTGGAACAGAGATATACCTGCTTGTAGTAAACTTTTCAATGGAATGGATgttgaataaaacaataaatagctaattgtattccaaactgtTTACTTATTACTTACCATCTCCGTAGATATAGTTTAGCTATAAGTATATTCTGAGTGCCACTGACTGTGCTCAGAATGCTCATGCTCAGCTGGCGGGACAATTGCCAGCCGCAGCAGGTCGACTGTTGGTGGTGGTCGGACGACCGGTGAGGCGACCGGCGGGGCGACCGgtggccgggcgaccggtggcggcTGGACGACCGGCGGTGGCAaaccggcggcggccgggcgatCGGTGGTGGCCGGACAACTGGCAGCGggatgactggcagtggtggaccagtctacccactacatacaaaaaatatatcctctggttctgttgatactgacctttaatacttacctttaccaCCTTGGATTTGAGCATAGAACCTCCAACTCAGaaagctgacttgctaaccactacaccatagaggatttatgtttaaagacttaaattatatagaatatgatacttcttccgATTGGCGGCAGCCAGGCGACCGGTGGGGTGACCGGTGGCGGCTGGGTGACCGGCGGGGGCGACCGGCGGGCAGTTCAAGATCagtagggaaatttttttccctttttttccctttttcccatttattccaaccttctttccctttttttcccatttattcctgattttttaataattaattttaattaataatattttcctaatatttttttttttttttttttaatttttttttttaatttttttttttttttttttttaattttttttattttttttatttttttttttttattttttattttttttattttttttttttttaattttttttatttttttttatattttatttttttttcccCACctggggtgaccttgaggttaggttaggtcacctggggtgaccttgaggttaggtttaaTCACctggggtgaccttgaggttaggtttaaTCACctggggtgaccttgaggttagggtggttgacctggatgaccttgaggttagggtggttgacctggatgaccttgaggtaaatGGGGAgtctgggacacttgtgtcccagacTCCCCATTTTTATACTACTATTATTCTCTATtgtgtacatggttactgatagtcagtcatcaaatattcttttgattTCCTCATTTGTactcttcaagaacttcatagaagcagcggtaaggattaataatcaccggtcattgaaccttgtggtgattgattgtatttggaaaattcatgtatctaccactgagctaaagctgcggtttgaacccagcaattttgcgagccggacggccttaattatttgtgaatttattcgcaaattaGGGATTTTAGCAACTGCTCTTGCAAATATCAGAAGCACGTCTTTACACAATGTCACCCAACTAGTGGTGCAAAAATCTACATCTCTACAACCCACAGGCAAAACCTATTTTTCCGTTGCTTGTGCTACTCACCACTCACAAGGAATTCACTTAACCACAATTCAATAAACCACCACTACGCAGTACGTATCAGCACGAATATAACTCTTCAACAATTCACCAAATATcataaaactttgaaatatgtAGAGCTACAACCAGAGTTACTTTTCCAACTTGCGCATGCGCACCGATTGTTGtttatacaaataatttatattatgaataaaaaaacgtgttgaagaaaataatgtcTGCTTTGTGATACTGAATTTTGACATCCAATTCAAGATGAGATCTGCTACCAGCATACGATCATACTGATCGCCAGCGCATGGACAATGAGAAAGTCAATGGTTTGAGCAAATCAGTGACAAAGCCATGTGATAAAGCGTGTACTGACTGTGCTTCAAAGCAATCTATCTGGAACAAAGCATGCAAGACCAATCGCTGGAATATTGTCCCCTCCCATGTTCAATTCATTCGCAAACGTCGAATGTGTTCAAATAGCTTGCGATTGTGATACCTTTGACACATTCACATTCTGTTGTAGTAGGATGCATAATATCTATTAATAGTCAATTCTCAATTGTAACCTTGAAGTGGATGAGtaatagtaattgataaaaaCGTATCATCCGCACTGTTGttcaagaatataattatttcttcgACTAGTCAATAATGGATAGAATTAGTTAAAGTTAATCACTGAAGTTTCTCCTAATCTGCTTAATACTGCTGATTATAAGGAGTTTTTCTCAGGTTATTAGTATTGCATCTCGAATCACCTTCTGGTTCCTTAGCATTCAGATATGATGATCATTTTTTAAAGATTCCTGAATTTCTCTACTTCTCCAGTAAGATAAATAGTGCGCTTAATGAGGTTCGTACATTATTATTGGTGGATTTGTTCGAATTCATTACCAGTATAGGTTGAAGTCGGAAATGGGGATTTAGTTGGCAAGTGAAGTTTTTTGACATCGCAACCATCTCCAATATAAAGTGACCTTGTGAATTTCTTGTTACACATTTTGGTTCAAGGAAACAGACAAAAGTGGAAAATACAGTGGGAAGCTTTCGAAGTCGTAGAATGGCCTCTACTTCACAGAAAGACTATCTCCACACTGCACTGGAAAATAAAGTGAGGAAAAAGGCGAAGAAGTAATGGATAAAGAAGAGCGAAAAGCAGGAAGAACAGAAAGAGAACAAGCTCTCCTGGTTCGGTAATTGAAGTAGGGCTGAGTAGGGACGTGCTCAGGCTGAGGCTCTTGGCCCCCGGGGACCAAATCACAGACCAGGTGCCCCCCCTCATCTCATCTACCGGCTGTCTGCTcgttctttttattttatcgtTATCAACCTACACCTCCAGAGGCAGAGAGACCCGGCCTAGATCTCTTTAAATTGATATCTCCGGCACGACAGTTCCAATTTTGAGCCTTCGTATTTACAAGTCACATTCACCGGCGAGACTCTATGTCTTCCTTTACCCTACTCTCCCTCTCACACACGGCGGCTGGCTCCTTAGTCCCTATCCCAACTGGAAAATACGCCAGACCTCCACGACCTGAGGGGATCTGGACTACTACCTACTTCTAAGCCCTTAACACAAGCCACTGAGATAGAGTCCACACCGCAGAGATCAATTTTCTTTCAGCTTCACTCACAGttattgttgaattttcagTTTCTTGCCAATTACGGATGATTCATGAAGATAGCTTTCATTCTCGAATTCACCAATCATATCAGATACAATAAGTCATGAGGAAACACACAACTCAGACCCCATCgtactttataatattgtattctattggtAAAAGATTATCCATTGATTTTGGAActaatcatgataataataaaaaacagtTTCAAATAAACGCTCAGATCAGGATAGAATAtttgtgaattggattgaattaactttttcaattgttttagacTCGATTGGAGTTGGGTTATTCTCTTCATAAAATGAACAACGTTCTAAATAGGGTTATCATCATCTTGATATCTCAGGTAATATTGATTCATTCTTAAAATccaggtaccaatcgatagataattatatttacTAAAAAgtaattcttgtaattttttgtataaCCAACggtttttgatttattcaagaaacaacATTTTGATGGCTGCCAATttgttttatgtatttgaaaaattatcataattttttagcAACTCTGTCTAGTTGCTATCAATGATTGTGCgaagtttcaattttgtaaGTTTGACCATTATTTAGAAGAAAAAACAGTGAAAAAAGCataatggccgctgtgtgagtaactgaagacttccgggcaatttaaatatgatatttagatatgtttgttAGCCAGGAActatgccctagagtattggtagggagttcgtaatcactctgtataacttgttATAGTTACTGTGATTATAGAGAATTTTAACCTCCACTGGTGAAATTAATGTTCACAGATGAataatatcatagccacctctaatacaaggccccggcctacgatattgcaacgtcgcagtgtaggccaaGAAtccaatacatgattggtgaaaaagattttaaaaaataccagctgatctttttcaccaatcatgtattagattctaggcctacactgcgacgttgcaatatcgtaggccggggccttgtatcagaggtggctatgataatatGCAAGACTTGGAGAGCTGTACTTTTGTAAAATAGTTTAATACTGAGGTTGGTTTTGAAATTGTCTTGCTTATATTTCCCATAATCTTCCAACATCGGTGTGCTGCATCGATCGCATCACCAATGTGGAGTCATACGAGGTCTTAGGCAGAGATTATCATCCAGGAGTATTGGCCAtacagaaaataataatgatataaacttaATATACTCCTATAGAAATCAATAGTACAGTATTGACAAGCCTATATGGATCTTATTCGCAACGAGCgtcagcgagttctcacttttgacttactgaaggccaaattgttcgtctgtttgtatgttctacaatatctttagaaagaattgatcagctaccaattttgaacacgtatacTTTATACCTCTTTACAAGTCAAgctcgttggacaacaaaatttacttactccttcgtccttatttaggatataaaaataatattgaaagtgcttaagaaaaacatttgttgtgatttatcatccAGTCAgctgaattgcatgcaattaccacagtttttccattcatttataatatcagCCAAgtctatttgggagctatcacacagagGTCCGGTTGAAGAAAAGCCGGTTtgatttaatcgtgattaatttctcaATAACCAATCAcagaatttttttcgaaaaaaaacgcttctctgactggttctcgtggaaataatcacgataaaaatttaattggcttctgtgcaaccggcacagcCAGTCCTTTTAAGCACTGACACATGTTTTCAGCTGCTATATAcaagataattatttattacttttacaTAAAAAAACTGATAcgatttgagatatcgatgtgtggttttcgccattcattttcttttggaactctgtatcaaagtaatgtatcacatgacctctttctcattaaaaaaacatgaatttggattcatatgaggaaCAAAGATGTTTAAGCGAcaaagtaatttttcatttcaaataggat
It encodes:
- the LOC120350262 gene encoding uncharacterized protein LOC120350262 gives rise to the protein MYIKQRNHKPTLEEVAPTILEIARLKREIKRRHKEIMLGRRIAEEKHVEHFKPLAEPLVNLVETFQQMPVQQPQLPPSRASKKRPRYLKPRIKMHSRHVKGRQRQSKPELLSSEHRPFSTASTHHTYPTPPTTPFVKDATYTRRGLTGASKAKHKLQLSSIDEESPTFESYGTGEVSSPMAGTSGVGRQLWKAGKQAFEEDEGEEYNMSRGYDDSSDEELSGDGQDDD